The sequence below is a genomic window from Thermoflavifilum sp..
ATTGCTTGATTTATCAAAATTAAATCCTATTGATAAATTTCCATTTTTTAAGCTGTGTTCTAATTTGACATAAGCATAATACCCGAAATAGTTTTGATTTAGATGCTGTACAAAATGATCTTGACTGATAGTATCCATATTTGATATGGTAATGAAATCGTTGTTTCGATCATCAATATTCCTGTATGTCACAATCCCTGACTGTAGATATGCTTTATTTTTGTTATTTTTAAATTTTATGGAATAATTGAATTCCGGATTAAACTGCATTTGTTTGTCAAATAAACCAATGATTGAGTTTGATATCGAATCTAATTCATATATACCATTATATAAACCATAATAATCAGCATGATTTGTCAAGGTCATATTCCCATGATTGCTGGATGAATGAAAGTAATCTATATTAATTGATATTTTTTGCAGGCTATCTATTTCATATTGTATTGATCCACCCAGTCCTGAAGGGATATTATTTTTAGTATGAAATATGGATTCTTGACTTCTCGCATAATTTTTATCTTCTATTTCGAAATCAGTATTAAAATCTTGTCCATAATTTGAAAGCGCACCATACATGTAATACTCGGATGAAATTTTGCTAAATTTATAATCCAGGTTGATATTTAGACCCGGGGTAAGGTATTTTGCCTTTCTTAATGCAAGCGAGCTGTTGAATCGTATATGATTTTGAATCATTTTTTTATAAACTATGTTAATGACAACAGGATTTCCGCTGACATTGTAATCAGATGTGGGCACAGGCACTACTTCGATACTTTTGATATAGGATGCGGGAATGCTTTTAAGATATTCAACCAATGCCTCAACCGGCATCCGGTTTCTTTTACCATTTATAAATACCACTATATCCGTTCTATTTAATACTTCAATTTGATCTGGATCCCTGATAGTAATTAAAGGCGACATCCTCATGAGATCCCAGATTGATTTTCCCTTTCCGACAAATGAAGGACCATACTGAATGACAAATTTTTCTCTATCTTGTTCAATCGAGATGCCATTATTCTTATCGTAAATGGACACAGTACCTAATCTCTTGCTCAAAGGGAGCATGCGTAATGTTACATGCATATTGCCTGTGAGATCAATCATCGTATCTAAAGCCTGATATCCAATGGCCGTGCAGAGCATATGATACGATCTTCCTGGCGGGAGCTTAAATCTTACGATTCCTGAACTATCCGTAATACCTTGCATGTGATGTGTACTTTTTGTAGTATCCATCACGATTACGCTTACGCTTTGCAATGGAACGTTAGATGCTGAATAGATTCGGATATGAAGATTAAATGAATCCTGTGCAAATAGCGATTTAAAGCTAATCTGAACAAGTAAATAAATAACTAGAGTTAGGCTTCCTGTTTTCATAAGTGATAGTATGAAAGGATCATTTAACCCACCCGGGTAGTTTAAATGATCAGGGCCTTATTCATTAAAATTAATTTCCTTTCTTACAGGTCTGTCCACAATTTACATTAATTACAATGCACTTGTCGTTTGAAACACGGGTCGTGTCGCCGTCTCCAGGATCAACATCCTGTGATATGTAGCTTAGTCTGAGTGCCACGCTAAAACCACCTGTAAGCCTGCCTGTTTCGTCTTGCTGGAGCGGTTGAATGGGCAGTATGCCCTGCGAAGATGATTGTTTCGTTTCCATAATGATTGTGTTTGAAAAGTGAAACCATAAAATTTAATTCTGCTCGCTGGCCATTGAGCTTGGCAAATCAAAAAAAAAAAAAATGAAATTGCAAAGCAAAATTTGATGATTGGTAAAAATTTTGAAAATATGAAAACAACCTCTTTTTTCATTAAAATCCATGAAAAATGCATCGCTTATGGATAAATAAAATAAATAAATGCATGTATGTGTAATCCTTACACAATGAACTTCCATAACATCTGACAGGTCTTAGACATTAATGACCCAGCCGATTTTTAATTTCATCGATAACAGATGATTTTTTATCGACATGAATCTGATGATTCCAGAACATATCATTCACCCGCAGCAAAACATATCTGGAGTCGTAATTAGATGTAAATTCAATGTTATAAAGAAGGGGTGTTAATACCTGTGTATGAAGCGTGTTTACTTTTAAGGGATCGGTGATTTGCAAATACACATTCCAGCGTTTGAACGATTTTTTGATGTTCAAATTACTTGATAATGTACTGTTTTTTTAAATCATGAACATAATTTTGTAACGACATAATTATATCGATCAATCCTATGAAAACTAAAACTTGCGAGTGCACTTAGTTTATCATTCACTGTATCATCATGCTCGTATTTTTCAAAGATTATCTTCAGATGTTTAGCATTTGCTATAAAATCTCTTGCTCCATCCAACACTTCTGTTTCCATACCTTCTACATCTAACTTCATAACAAACTGGCTATTAAAATCAATCCCCAGTTCCGGCAGCATATCATCCAGCCTTTGAATCAATATGTTACCACCTTTTGCATACCTATCAATTCGACTGGACCCTGTTACTGTGCCCATTATTTCAAACGATACTTTCTCTTGCTTACTTCCCAATCCGCAAGGATATACCTTAATCCTATTTTCCAGTTGATTGAGTAAAATATTTTCCCGTAAAGCCTCATGGTTGACGGGTTCAAAAGCAATACAGTAAATACCATGCCTGGCAAGCCAGATATCATATTCTCCTATGCAAGCGCCTATATCTATAAAAACATCTATCTTTCCCGATGCTACCAGGTCCTTCAAATAATCGCGCACCCGTTTTTCATAAGCATAATTGATGAACTGGAAATCAGTGGTACCCTTTCGAATGAAGAAATATCCCATTGCCGATTTCGCTTTCCATGTAGCATAAGTTGGCTTGTTGAACAATACATATCTCAGGGCAGCCTTAAGCGATTTCCAATCACGATATCTGATATATTCAGCAAAATAAGCTATGTACTTACCATATTTGGACCAATTCTTCCATGAAGGTAATATGCGGGATCTTTCATGAATTTAGAAATTTTAATTATTTTAATAGTATTTTCATGTTATAATTAAACTATCAATTAATTTTTTTCCTGACTATCTCTCAACGCTCCATAAAAGACTAAATGGTGGAATTACAAGTAAAAATGATTGTTTCGTTTCCATAATAATTGTGTTTTGAAAGTGAAACCTTGAAATTTAATTTTGCTCACCAACACTTTGGAATGAAAAAATAAGAAAAAAATTCAATCTACAAAGCAAATTTTATGGCCCCTGAAAGTTTTGAAAACATGAAACCTCAGCCTTTTCACCTTCATTTTTTTTAATTAATCCACATGAAGATTCTTGCTGTAAACTGTAAAATCATAGAATCCCTATAAATAAAAGGCTATTGTTTGATGATCCCTGCATATTGCCCAGGGTGTTGCAGCATAAACAGAAATTTGGCTGGGCAGGGAATTCGCGCTAAATTCACGGAAATAAGCAAGTGGTCATGGAGCCGAAAACCTTACAGTTCAATAAAAATGAAGATGCTTATCGATTGCTGTTGAGTCGCTATCGTCAGATGCGCGAGCAAATCCAGTTAGGTGGGGGAAAAAAGCAAATCGAAAAAATCAAAAAACAACATAAGCTTACGGCGCGTGAACGTATTGCATATTTAATCGATCGCGGGACTTCTTTTCTGGAGCTCGGCTTATTTGCCGGCTATGATATGTATGCTGAAGCTGGTGGATGTCCGGCCGGTGGCGTGGTTGCTGGAATAGGCTATGTAAGCGGTCGGCAGTGTGTGATGGTGGCCAATGATATGACGGTTAAAGCAGGGGCATGGTTCCCGATTACAGCCAAGAAGCATTTGCGGATGCAGGAAATTGCCATGCAAAACCATCTGCCCATCATTTATCTGGTAGATAGTGCCGGTGTGTTTCTGCCCATGCAGGACGAAGTGTTTCCCGATAAAGAGCATTTCGGACGCGTGTTTTACAACAATGCCCGGATGAGCGCCATGGGCATTCCACAGATAGCCGCCGTCATGGGCAGCTGTGTGGCTGGCGGCGCCTATCTGCCGGTGATGAGCGATGAGCTGCTGATGGTACGGGGCAATGGATCCATGTTTCTGGCCGGCCCGTATCTGGTGAAAGCCGCTATCGGCGAGGAAGCCGATGCGGAGGCCCTGGGCGGGGCAGATATGCATAGCAGCATATCCGGCACGGCTGATGCGCGATTTGATAGCGAAGAAGCCTGTCTGGATCATATCCGACAGCTGATGGGCTTGATGGCAAAGCCACAGGATGCCGGCCTTGCACATGTTTCGCCTGCACCGCCCCGAAAAAATCCGGAAGAAATCTATGGCATTATTCCCGATGATCCCACAAGGCCTTATGATATGCAGGAAATCATCGACCGCATCGTAGATGATTCGGCATTCATCCCCTACAAAGCCGATTATGGGAAAACCCTCATCTGCGGCTATGCCCATATCGAGGGCTGGGCCGTGGGCATCGTAGCCAATCAACGGATGCCCGTGCGTACCCGACAGGGTGAATTGCAGATGGGAGGCGTCATTTACCATGATAGCGCCGACAAAGCCGCTCGTTTCGTGATGCTGTGCAACCAGAAAAAATTGCCTATCATCTTTCTACAGGATGTAACCGGGTTCATGGTGGGCACCCGTTCGGAACAGGCGGGCATCATCAAAAACGGAGCGAAGCTGGTTAATGCCGTGGCCAATTCCATCGTTCCCAAAATCACCATCATCGTGGGTAATTCATTTGGTGCAGGTAATTATGCCATGTGCGGACGTGCTTATGATCCGCGTTTTATCTTTGCCTGGCCCAGCGCACGTATTGCGGTCATGGGTGGGCAGCAGGCGGCGGAAACTTTGTTGCAGATTGAAATCAGCACACGCAAAAAGAAAGGCGAACAGCTCACGCCCGAGGAAGAAAAACAGCTGTTAGATGAAATCACCAGAAAATATACCGAGCAGATGACTCCT
It includes:
- a CDS encoding FkbM family methyltransferase, which encodes MGYFFIRKGTTDFQFINYAYEKRVRDYLKDLVASGKIDVFIDIGACIGEYDIWLARHGIYCIAFEPVNHEALRENILLNQLENRIKVYPCGLGSKQEKVSFEIMGTVTGSSRIDRYAKGGNILIQRLDDMLPELGIDFNSQFVMKLDVEGMETEVLDGARDFIANAKHLKIIFEKYEHDDTVNDKLSALASFSFHRIDRYNYVVTKLCS
- a CDS encoding acyl-CoA carboxylase subunit beta, whose product is MEPKTLQFNKNEDAYRLLLSRYRQMREQIQLGGGKKQIEKIKKQHKLTARERIAYLIDRGTSFLELGLFAGYDMYAEAGGCPAGGVVAGIGYVSGRQCVMVANDMTVKAGAWFPITAKKHLRMQEIAMQNHLPIIYLVDSAGVFLPMQDEVFPDKEHFGRVFYNNARMSAMGIPQIAAVMGSCVAGGAYLPVMSDELLMVRGNGSMFLAGPYLVKAAIGEEADAEALGGADMHSSISGTADARFDSEEACLDHIRQLMGLMAKPQDAGLAHVSPAPPRKNPEEIYGIIPDDPTRPYDMQEIIDRIVDDSAFIPYKADYGKTLICGYAHIEGWAVGIVANQRMPVRTRQGELQMGGVIYHDSADKAARFVMLCNQKKLPIIFLQDVTGFMVGTRSEQAGIIKNGAKLVNAVANSIVPKITIIVGNSFGAGNYAMCGRAYDPRFIFAWPSARIAVMGGQQAAETLLQIEISTRKKKGEQLTPEEEKQLLDEITRKYTEQMTPHYAAARLWVDEIIDPLDTRMYIREALHAANQAPITENFHTGVFQV
- a CDS encoding outer membrane beta-barrel protein encodes the protein MQGITDSSGIVRFKLPPGRSYHMLCTAIGYQALDTMIDLTGNMHVTLRMLPLSKRLGTVSIYDKNNGISIEQDREKFVIQYGPSFVGKGKSIWDLMRMSPLITIRDPDQIEVLNRTDIVVFINGKRNRMPVEALVEYLKSIPASYIKSIEVVPVPTSDYNVSGNPVVINIVYKKMIQNHIRFNSSLALRKAKYLTPGLNINLDYKFSKISSEYYMYGALSNYGQDFNTDFEIEDKNYARSQESIFHTKNNIPSGLGGSIQYEIDSLQKISINIDYFHSSSNHGNMTLTNHADYYGLYNGIYELDSISNSIIGLFDKQMQFNPEFNYSIKFKNNKNKAYLQSGIVTYRNIDDRNNDFITISNMDTISQDHFVQHLNQNYFGYYAYVKLEHSLKNGNLSIGFNFDKSSNKSYQDIQFLNNTYASYDYLYKENNLQPFFNFETEIHRISLILGSKVRITHLLGYQNDDEIVQKKYFTFLPDLHLNFNLNEFNQLSLALTSDKNLPKFSDLNPFQVYTSKESTISNNPFLLPSNSYSMLFSYLHKNHLFILSNTYYSKPFNQYAFFNGYSIMLIPVNYHSVNKLLIAYSKNFSFLKSNIWNCTLNPSVVYYSVNGNDTIYADFHRIYYIIKLQNSFNLPHDLNLSVGFQFFSPDLSFNNYTLNAQNNLNFSLSKTFDKITISLIATDMLKKMGWKTKNLNNQNILLINGVYNDSRAIMLRVSLNLFKDDLKVHTLHLKNQDILDRL